The nucleotide sequence TCGCCTGTTTCTCCTTTTCAGAAAGCGGATTTTTCGTGTCATCTATCCCCAGGTCCCCCAGTGTTCGATCCAAATTGATTACTCCTTTTGACTCGGCAATTCCAAAAAGAGCACTGATAAGACTTTTTCTGACAGAAGCCACATTTGAAATTTGATCACTTTCTCCGGATTCCGCAAGCACGTTCTGGCCTTCCATTATAAACAACGAGTCCGCCTCATTCTTGTCCATGATTTCTGTTATTCTGTTCATTGTTTTCTGACTGTCATGCTCAGACTGATTTAGCTGTTTATGAAACTCATTGTTTTCTGAACTTGTAAATGGAATGGATAAATAACCCGTAGCTCCTGCTCCGATAAATAGAAGGACTGCTGTGAGTAATACCGCTTTTTTCTTCACGTCAAAATCTTCTCCTTATTGATTGATAACCATGATTATCAGCCTTAAAGCAGCTTTAAGGTCAACCTCTTTTTTTAAAAAAGCATTATTTGTTATACTTTTCTCAGCGCAGGAGAAGACAAGAGGTGTCAATATGGAGGAAAAAAACTACTACACAATCGGCGAGGCTGCAAAGCTATGCGGCACAGCTGCTTCAACATTACGCTATTACGACCAAATCAGCTTGCTGAAACCAGCAGGGCTGAACAAGATCACAAACTACCGCTACTATACCTTTAAGGATATTGCCAAAATCAGAATCATCCAAAATTTGCGAGAGCTGCATTTTTCCATTGGGGATATAAGCAAGATACTTGAGGAAGACAGCCTTTCAAATCAGCTGTCTGTCATGAAAAAAAAGCGTGATGAAATCGTGGATGAAATAAACGAGCTAAAGAAAACAGCAGAATCCATTAATCAACGAATTAAAAATATGGAAAAGGAATTGAAAATGTCCTATTCTCATTCTCCCTCTGAACCCGTCATTACCGCTGCCTGGCAGCCTGCAAGGAAAATCCTTTCTTTAAGAAAGCAAACTGAACGTGCTAATTTAGATGTGTACGTCCATTATTTTAATGAACTGATTGAACTTGCAAAAAAAGAAAAAATCATTCCATCAGGAAACCTTGTGTTAATTCATCATCATATAAATGTGAATCACGCATTCAATGAGAGGGAATTTCAAAGCATGATGAAAGATCTTGAGGTCGGCTTGCCGGCAGGACAGCTCCAGGATTCTCCCTTTTTAAGTGAAATACCTGAAGGATTGTACTTATCGATGATTAGAAAAGGCATGGCAGGCAAAGATACGTTCATTGACATTTATTCAAGAATCCAGAAATGGCTTATAGAAAACAACTACAGAGCTGCCGGTCCGCTGATTGATTTACTGCACACCGATTTGACGAGCCTGCAGCCCGATCAAATTGTGGAGAACATTTTAACAGAGATTCAAATTCATATAGAAAAATTAGATTAATTCTAGAAAAAGAAGCAGACTGAGAGATTCAGCCTGCTTCTTTTTGCTTAAATTATATTCTTCAGTTCTTAACCTTCTCCCTCTCCTCCTCAAACGGCCAGCTCGGCAGCATATGGCTCAGCGTTTTATCTTCTCTGTAACCTAACACATACTCCGCCTGCATCACGGTATGAATTTCTCTTGTTCCCTCGTAAATAACAGGTGCTTTAGAGTTTCTAAGGAATCGTTCAACCGGATATTCATTGGAGTAACCGTACGCACCGTGGATCTGTACTGCATCGTTCGCCGCTTCGTTTGCGAAATCACAGGATTGCCACTTGGCGAGGGACGTTTCCCTTGTGTTTCGTTTTCCTTCGTTTTTAAGACACCCTGCTCTGAAGACAAGCAGGCGGGACATGTGATAGCCTGCTTCCATTTTGGCGATCATCTGCTGAACAAGCTGGTGTTTGCCAATCTCTTTTCCAAATGTTTTCCGCTCATGGCAGTAGTTGACGCTCTGTTCAATACATGCCTGAATGAGTCCGCAGGCACCGGCCGCAACGGTAAACCGTCCATTATCAAGAGCGGACATGGCAATTTTAAAGCCGTCCCCTTCCTGTCCAAGAAGGTTTTCTTTCGGCACCCGGATGTTGTCAAAGAAGATTTCACCTGTGTTCCCTGCGCGAATGCCAAGCTTCCCTTTAATAGCTTTGGAGGAAAAGCCAGGCATCGTGCGCTCTACAATAAACGCCGAAATGCCGTGGTGCTTTTTGCTTTTATCCGTGTAAGCGAATACAAGAAAGTGGTCAGCATAGTCGCAAAGAGAAATCCATGTCTTCTGACCATTCAGTATGTAATGATCGCCTTCCAAAACGGCTGAAGTCTGCAAAGCCGCAACGTCCGATCCTGCATTCGGTTCTGTTAAGCCGAACGCTCCAACTTTCTCCCCTTTAGCCTGCGGAGTAAGATATTTCTGCTTCTGCTCCTTATTTCCCCACTGCATCAGCGTCAGGCTGTTTAAGCCGGTGTGGACGGAAACGGCTGTACGGTAGGCTGTATCCCCGCGTTCAAGCTCCTCACACACAATCGCGAGAGTGTTATAATCCATGGCACTGCCGCCGTATTGTTCCGGCACGCAGATTCCCATCAGGCCGAGATCTGCAAGTTTTTTCAAAATGGACGGTTCGAAATGACCTTCTGCATCCCACTCGGCAATGTACGGGTTAATCTCTTTATCAACGAAATCGCGGACCATTTTTCTTACAGCGTTCTGTTCTTCAGACAAGTTAAAATTCATCATTGCTTCATCCCCTTTTAGTAGATATAAAAAAGCCGGCTGCGCAAAAAGGCAGCCGGCTTTTGTCAACGTTAAGAAATCTCTTCCATAGACAAAACAGCAATCAGGTTTAAACATATGTTCACTGGTGCTAACCGTCATCACGGATCACAGGAAGGCTAATTCCATAGGCGTGAAATGCGATTAGTTACTAGAAGTATATCCAGTAATCCGAAAACAGGCAACCTTTTTTTGAAAATTCTATATATTTATAGTCTATCAGACTGCCGCTCCTCCATTCGGATTGACTCCCCAAGGCCAATCTTTTACACTTGAAGAACTGAAAAAGAAGCAGGTGAATCCAGTGGAATTTAAGATTAACTATCTCTCTTTCTATTTGATCCAGGTGGACGGAAAAGACGAGAATGCCAATAAGCAGTACAAACACTTTCAAACATTAACGGCGGAGGAGTACGAGCAGAACGCGCTGAAGGATTTTCTGGACGGCGAGCTGAAAAAAATTGTGAAACGGAAAGTGGAGAAGCATCCTAAGAGCGAGCAGGTTCCCACAAAACTTGGCCACTTTGTTGTGGAACCGGGATATGAACTGGATTCTAATCCAAATTACAACCTCTTTCACAGAGCACTTACAGCAGAAACAAAGGAAGCTTTTAAAGAAGCAGGCGAACGGTTCGTCTCTGCCTATCTCGATGCAAGTGCCGTCCGGGGCGGTGCATTCCTTGTTTTGTCGGCAACTCCTGAGAAGTATTTCGAGGATACATTTGTATTTATTTTAAAATGTGATTTTGAACCTAAAGTGGCTTCCATTTCAGATGAATCAACCCTGATCCGCAATGTGCAGATGGCGATCACGACGAAAAATATGAAATCCATCCAATACCCCCACATGCCTGAAGAAGGCATGACAGAGCCCGGTGAGCTTAAAATTCATCAGGCGTCACATGCCCGCTACTTTGAAGACTTTCTGAAGTTTGTCGAATACGGCGAATCCATGCCTGAGATCATGAAAACTCAAGTCATGAGCATGGTCCAGGAGCATGTCCTTGAGACGTATGAAGAGAACAGCCAGGAACGCCAGCAGTTCGAACAGGACATGGAAATCTGGGAAGCAAGCGAGAAGCGGGAAATCCAGGAGCGTCTGGATACCCATCAGGTCATTGAAGCGGCTGCCCAAATTGTGGAGCATACACCCGAAGCCGAGCTGAAGATGAAGCTCGGGGAAACTTCTGTAAAAGGACTCCTTGCAGACTACGGGGAAAACATTCATTTAGGAAAGATCAACGGAAGATATGTTCTTCTCGTAGAAGCGGACAGCATCCAATTTGAAAAAGGGGTATCTCCGATTGAATTTCACCGTCCTGACGAGCTGGGAGCGATAATTGAAAGGATATCAAAGAAAGGGGAGTCATAACTCCCATTAGATCGCACGATTAAATTTTCTCTCCCCTCATCTGTCTATTTCCCTTTCAATCCTATATACTTAACCTATTCAATCGGTTAAAAGGGGAACTTTCATGAAAGATGAGCTGCATTATATAGGCAATAAGATTCAGGAAAACGCACGTGAAATTACTTTGAATATCCCGAGCGCCCAAGATGCCAAGCATACTCAGCAGCTGGAGCATTCGGGATTCCCATTAGAAGAGCGAATTGCCTACCGGGAAGAACTGGTCGGTTATTTGGGACAGGCTCTGTGTGATGTGAAGGTTGAGGAAAAAGTAGACCAGTGGAGCATAAAAATAGCAAAAAGAGCCATCCATTTTGACGTCCCGCTGGCCCAGTGTCTCCGTGCGATCGGGGCATACAGGACGGCTCTGTGGGACACTCTGACCGAAGAGCTTCACAAAAACAACTTCTACGCCGTTACGATGCTGGATGTTTCCAAAATGATTGATCCGCTGATTGACAGAGCCTGCAGTGTGACAGGCAGCGTCTATGAAAACCACAGCAATGAATTAATGGAAGTGGCTTATTCAGCATTGGAAGAGCTTTCTGTTCCGGTTGTGCCGGTGGCAGAAGGAATTGCCGTTATTCCTCTTGTTGGAGCGGTTGACACAAGAAGGGCCGCACTGATCATGGAAGTTTCCCTTAGAGAGGGCGCCCGCCTGAATCTCGAAGAAGTCATCCTGGATGTATCCGGAGTTCCCATTATTGATACTATGGTGGCAGACCAGATTTTCAAAATCGTCAGCGCACTCAAGATCAGCGGCATCCACACCGTTCTCACCGGCCTCCGTCCTGAAATCGCCCAGACCATCATGAGTCTCGGCCTTGATTTTAATCATATCGAAACCAAATTCAACATGAGAAAAGCTTTGTATGACCTTGGATTCAGACGACAATAAATGAAGCTGATATGTATCGTAAAATCCGAACTATGAATCAATTAGTTCGGATTTTTTCTGTTTCTACCTGTGGAGTATTAGCCGGAGTGCTGCCACTTTTCCAGGTCATGATTCCTCACTTGTGGCGCCACTCACCGGAATGCTGCCACTTTTACAAGTCATGATTCCTCACTTGTGGCGCCATTCAGCAGAGTGCTGCCACTTTTTCAGGTCACGAATCCTCTTTTGTGGCGCCACTCACCAGAGTGCTGCCACTTTTTCCGATCACGAATCCTCTTTTGTGGTGCCACTCACCGGAGTGCTGCCACTTTTTCAGGTCACGAATCCTCTTTTGTGGCGCCACTCACCAGAGTGCTCCCACTTTTTCAGGTCATGAT is from Bacillus sp. FSL H8-0547 and encodes:
- a CDS encoding MerR family transcriptional regulator, with the translated sequence MEEKNYYTIGEAAKLCGTAASTLRYYDQISLLKPAGLNKITNYRYYTFKDIAKIRIIQNLRELHFSIGDISKILEEDSLSNQLSVMKKKRDEIVDEINELKKTAESINQRIKNMEKELKMSYSHSPSEPVITAAWQPARKILSLRKQTERANLDVYVHYFNELIELAKKEKIIPSGNLVLIHHHINVNHAFNEREFQSMMKDLEVGLPAGQLQDSPFLSEIPEGLYLSMIRKGMAGKDTFIDIYSRIQKWLIENNYRAAGPLIDLLHTDLTSLQPDQIVENILTEIQIHIEKLD
- a CDS encoding acyl-CoA dehydrogenase family protein, coding for MNFNLSEEQNAVRKMVRDFVDKEINPYIAEWDAEGHFEPSILKKLADLGLMGICVPEQYGGSAMDYNTLAIVCEELERGDTAYRTAVSVHTGLNSLTLMQWGNKEQKQKYLTPQAKGEKVGAFGLTEPNAGSDVAALQTSAVLEGDHYILNGQKTWISLCDYADHFLVFAYTDKSKKHHGISAFIVERTMPGFSSKAIKGKLGIRAGNTGEIFFDNIRVPKENLLGQEGDGFKIAMSALDNGRFTVAAGACGLIQACIEQSVNYCHERKTFGKEIGKHQLVQQMIAKMEAGYHMSRLLVFRAGCLKNEGKRNTRETSLAKWQSCDFANEAANDAVQIHGAYGYSNEYPVERFLRNSKAPVIYEGTREIHTVMQAEYVLGYREDKTLSHMLPSWPFEEEREKVKN
- a CDS encoding DUF3900 domain-containing protein, with the translated sequence MEFKINYLSFYLIQVDGKDENANKQYKHFQTLTAEEYEQNALKDFLDGELKKIVKRKVEKHPKSEQVPTKLGHFVVEPGYELDSNPNYNLFHRALTAETKEAFKEAGERFVSAYLDASAVRGGAFLVLSATPEKYFEDTFVFILKCDFEPKVASISDESTLIRNVQMAITTKNMKSIQYPHMPEEGMTEPGELKIHQASHARYFEDFLKFVEYGESMPEIMKTQVMSMVQEHVLETYEENSQERQQFEQDMEIWEASEKREIQERLDTHQVIEAAAQIVEHTPEAELKMKLGETSVKGLLADYGENIHLGKINGRYVLLVEADSIQFEKGVSPIEFHRPDELGAIIERISKKGES
- a CDS encoding STAS domain-containing protein, coding for MKDELHYIGNKIQENAREITLNIPSAQDAKHTQQLEHSGFPLEERIAYREELVGYLGQALCDVKVEEKVDQWSIKIAKRAIHFDVPLAQCLRAIGAYRTALWDTLTEELHKNNFYAVTMLDVSKMIDPLIDRACSVTGSVYENHSNELMEVAYSALEELSVPVVPVAEGIAVIPLVGAVDTRRAALIMEVSLREGARLNLEEVILDVSGVPIIDTMVADQIFKIVSALKISGIHTVLTGLRPEIAQTIMSLGLDFNHIETKFNMRKALYDLGFRRQ